Proteins encoded by one window of Juglans regia cultivar Chandler chromosome 15, Walnut 2.0, whole genome shotgun sequence:
- the LOC108990415 gene encoding subtilisin-like protease SBT3: MPIHCHISMANSHIHSLYLCLIIFCISHHLATTLGESNNYIIHMDLSFMPKAFSAHHNWYLSTVASVLENSDLSTNDVTSTTASSSKLIYSYTHVMNGFSASLSLSELEALKRSPGFVSSIRDLPVRADTTHSSQFLGLNSNSGAWPVSNYGQDVIIGLVDSGVWPESPSFNDNGISEIPSRWKGECAGDSEFNSSLCNKKLIGARFFNKGLIAEYPNVTKTIVNSTRDSEGHGTHTSSTAAGNYVEGASFFGYAPGTARGMAPRARVAMYKALWENGTVTSDIIAAIDQAIMDGVDVISLSFGLDGVPLYEDPIAIATFAALEKGVFVSTSAGNEGPFIGTLHNGTPWVLTVAAGNIDRDFRGVITLGNGVSIEGSSLFPGNSSFSLRPIVFMNDCANLKKLKKVRDKIVVCEDKNGSLSSQVENVGGAKVAAGVFITNDTDVELFIESTFPAVFLNPKNGETVKDYIKINSKAKAKLEFQKTILGTKPAPSLTGYSSRGPSPSCPFVLKPDLMAPGDLILAAWPQNVLAALVDDHELFSNFVLLSGTSMACPHAAGVAALLKGAHPEWSPAAIRSALMTTSDTLDNTLGPIKDNGGNNNTVATPLAMGAGHINPNKAINPGLIYDVKLEDYVNLLCALNYSMKQIKIITKSASYKCSSTTSSLDLNYPSFIAFFNANDSNSDATTVQEFHRTVTNVGEGQSIYVASITPIKGIQVSVKPDKLVFKEKNEKQSFKLAIEGPRLLKKKIAFGYLSWVHTAGKYIVKSPIVATRVSSEFVA, translated from the coding sequence ATGCCCATTCATTGCCATATTTCAATGGCTAATTCCCATATTCACAGCTTGTACTTGTGCCTTATCATTTTCTGTATCTCCCACCACCTAGCCACCACCTTGGGAGAATCTAACAACTATATCATTCACATGGACTTATCTTTCATGCCTAAAGCCTTTTCCGCCCACCATAACTGGTACTTGTCCACTGTTGCCTCTGTATTGGAAAATTCTGATCTTAGCACCAATGATGTCACAAGTACTACAGCCTCCTCTTCTAAGCTTATCTATAGCTATACCCATGTTATGAATGGTTTCTCTGCAAGCCTTTCTCTATCTGAGCTTGAGGCCTTGAAAAGATCTCCAGGTTTTGTTTCTTCAATCCGGGACTTGCCTGTTAGAGCAGACACAACTCATTCTTCCCAATTTCTTGGCCTTAACTCCAACTCAGGTGCATGGCCAGTGTCAAACTATGGCCAGGATGTCATAATTGGGTTGGTGGATTCAGGGGTTTGGCCAGAGAGCCCAAGCTTTAATGACAATGGCATATCAGAAATTCCATCGAGGTGGAAAGGAGAATGTGCAGGTGACTCTGAGTTCAACTCTTCTTTGTGTAATAAGAAGCTCATTGGAGCTCGGTTCTTTAACAAAGGTCTGATTGCCGAATATCCGAATGTGACCAAAACAATTGTGAATTCCACGCGAGATTCAGAAGGACATGGGACACACACGTCGAGCACAGCTGCTGGAAACTATGTTGAAGGTGCATCCTTTTTTGGCTATGCCCCAGGAACCGCTAGAGGCATGGCTCCCCGGGCAAGGGTGGCCATGTACAAGGCTCTCTGGGAAAACGGCACCGTCACATCCGACATTATTGCTGCTATTGATCAAGCAATTATGGACGGTGTGGATGTCATATCATTATCGTTTGGTTTGGATGGGGTTCCTTTGTACGAGGACCCTATCGCCATAGCTACATTTGCAGCCTTGGAGAAGGGCGTTTTCGTTTCCACATCAGCAGGAAATGAGGGACCTTTCATTGGGACCCTACACAATGGCACGCCATGGGTTTTAACTGTTGCTGCTGGTAACATAGACCGTGACTTTCGGGGAGTCATTACTCTTGGCAATGGAGTTTCAATAGAGGGGTCGTCTCTCTTTCCGGGAAATTCATCTTTCAGCCTTCGCCCAATTGTTTTTATGAATGACTGTGCTAActtgaagaaattgaagaaagtTCGTGACAAGATTGTTGTGTGCGAAGACAAGAATGGGTCCTTGTCTTCGCAAGTTGAGAATGTTGGAGGAGCAAAAGTTGCGGCCGGTGTCTTTATAACTAATGACACTGACGTGGAGTTATTCATCGAGAGCACCTTTCCAGCAGTTTTCTTGAATCCAAAGAATGGAGAAACTGTCAAAGACTACATCAAGATCAACTCCAAGGCAAAAGCAAAGTTGGAGTTTCAAAAGACTATCCTCGGCACAAAACCAGCACCAAGTCTTACTGGCTATAGTTCTCGAGGACCATCTCCGAGCTGCCCATTTGTCTTGAAACCCGACTTAATGGCACCTGGTGATTTAATCTTAGCTGCATGGCCCCAAAATGTCTTAGCGGCCCTGGTGGACGACCACGAACTATTTAGTAACTTTGTTCTGTTGTCCGGAACATCAATGGCATGCCCACATGCAGCAGGAGTGGCTGCACTTTTGAAAGGAGCACACCCTGAATGGAGCCCCGCAGCCATCAGGTCAGCCCTGATGACCACATCGGACACTTTGGACAACACACTCGGCCCCATCAAAGACAATGGCGGTAATAACAATACAGTGGCTACTCCTTTAGCCATGGGTGCCGGGCATATCAATCCCAATAAGGCAATAAACCCGGGGCTAATTTACGACGTCAAATTGGAAGATTACGTAAATCTTCTCTGTGCTCTAAATTACTCCATGAAGCAAATCAAAATCATTACCAAGTCGGCTTCGTACAAATGTTCCAGTACAACCTCTTCCTTGGATCTTAACTACCCTTCTTTTATTGCTTTCTTCAATGCGAATGATTCGAACTCTGATGCAACAACCGTACAAGAATTCCATAGAACAGTGACCAACGTTGGAGAGGGACAGTCAATCTATGTTGCAAGCATAACACCCATTAAAGGGATTCAAGTCAGTGTAAAACCAGACAAATTGGTGTTCAAAGAGAAGAACGAGAAACAAAGTTTCAAGCTGGCAATAGAAGGTCCACGATTGCTAAAAAAGAAGATAGCTTTTGGTTATCTCAGTTGGGTTCATACTGCAGGTAAATACATCGTGAAAAGCCCCATAGTAGCCACAAGGGTTAGCTCGGAATTTGTAGCGTAG